DNA from Prosthecobacter debontii:
TCCGCCAAGCCCGAGGAAATCGCTGGGCTGACATACATCGTCACCGTGTCCACGGGCTCGGTCACATCGCTGATATCGGCATGCACAGGCAAGCCATCGATCTCTTTCAACCGGGGATGCACCAGGACGACACCGTGGCCATGATGCCGGAGGGCCACCAGGGCCTTGTGGGCATATCGATCGGGTTTATCACTGGCACCGACAATGAGCACACGTTTGGAAGAATTCATGAGCGGTTCAATTCGTCGTCTTCGAGGTGAAAAAGGTGCAGTGTCCGATGGGCAGCAGGAGCCAGCACGATTCCCATGACGGAAATGAACACCAGCCCGCTGAAAAGTGCATACGCACTGGCAAAGAGCTTGGCGGCATCACTTTTCAGCTCCCCCATCGGCCCCATGCCTCCGAGGATCATGGAAGCATTCAGAAGGCTATCCACCCAGTTCATCTCAGCGATGTAATGATAACCCAGCACCCCGATGAGCAAAGCCACCCCGGCCAGCGCCAGTGCCACCCCCGTGAACTTAAACATCCGCCAGGCAAAGACGGAAAATGGGGCCAGACGTGATCGCTTGGACTCAAACATCGGATTCAGGTGATTGGGAGAAGCTTCAGCGGAAATCACGTATCTTGCAACATCGTCGAATCCCTGGGGGCCGATAACGGTCTTGAATGCGAACCTGGCCTTGTCTATGCTTGGGCTGTTAAATATGGAAAGCCTGCTTGGCTTTCACTGTTCTTTGACATCGCTTTTCCAGGAGCAGGGCCTGCCTTGCCTGCTCCTACCCTTTCCTGCCGTGTTCGTTATCGAGCTGTTAGTGACCCGGCCCGTTTTTATGACATCGGGAGTCACGTGACCTGGGATCGTCATGTCATGCCTTCACTGGAAGACAGCACCCTTGTTCATGGGCACCCACCTCGTCGCCTTTGGGATACGAGGTCCTCAGACCGGACGGCACATGTGGGACCCAAAGCGCCCTGGCTTTTGTCCAGGGCGCTTTCTTTTTGGGATGTCTGAGGGAATTTAAAACACGACAGGTAAGAATCTCTCGCGAGGCGCTTTACCTTGATGCTAAACAAGCCCTCCGGTGTCATCAGACAGCATCCAACTCCAAGCATCTTTTCTAGCTCACGTAGCGAGCGGCTGTCACTTTGGACAACTGTTCGACGAACTGCCTGGCGTGTCTTTTTTTGCGAAGAACCAAGACTTCCAATTCATTGCCGCCAATCGTCGTTTCTGGCGGCGCTTCGGGTTCCAATCCGAAGCGGAATTGATTGGTAAAACCGACTTCGATCTCTTTCCCGAACAGCTCGCCCGGAACTATCGCGCCGATGATGAGGACATCCTCTCCAGCGGTGAGCCCAAACGCAAAATCGTCGAGCCGTTCTTCAATCAACAAGGTCTGCCTGATTGGTTTTTCACGCACAAGCTGCCCATTCGTTCCGTATCGGGGGCTGTCATCGGTATCATGGGCATCATCGAAACCTATGCGGCGGCCAGCGCGGTCAAAACCCCGTATTTCCAGCTCGACCGAGCGGTGAATCATATCCGTGAGCATTTCCGCGAAACCATTGCGGTCACAGATTTAGCCAAGCTCGCAGGTCTTTCGGTCCGGCAATTCAATCGCCTCTTCCAACAGGTCTTTCAAAGCAGTCCCCGCACCTTCCTGATCAAGACCCGCATCCAAGCGGCCTGCCAAGAACTGCGCCGCAGCGATCTCGACCTGACTGAAATCGCCCAACACTCCGGCTTCTGTGATCAAAGCGCCATGACCCTTCATTTCCGGCAACACATGGGCACCACCCCCGCCCGCTACCGCCGGGATCACCGCCAGCGAGCTTCCGACGCTTCGGATGATTGAGACCAACGGGTGGTTTCGGCTTCTCAAGCCAGTCATTATGTGATTTCGGCCAAGAAGTCACCCCGATAACAGGATTAAGCTTGTGCTCTTCGAGCCACGTTTCAGCATCGCGCCCCATGAACCACGGCGAATTTTTCCCAAGCATCCCCAAAATCCAATTCGAGGGCGCGAAGTCCCGGAATCCCCTTTCCTTCAAGCACTACAATGCGGAGGAACTCGTGGGGGGTAAGTCCATGAAGGATCATCTGCGTTTTGCCTGCGCCTATTGGCACACCATGCGCAACGGGTTGGCAGATCCCTTTGGCGGTCCGACCGCTCAGCGCCCCTGGGATGATGGCAGCGACTCCGTGGCTAATGCTCAGAAGCGTGTGTGGGCCATGTTCGAGTTCATGCAGAAGGTCGGTATCGACTACTACTGCTTTCATGACCGGGATGTCGCTCCTGAACTGGGGGATCTGGCCAAGTCCAACGCGGCTCTGGATGCCGTGGCGGATGAACTGGAAAAGGCTCAGAAACAAACGGGACTGAAACTGCTGTGGGGCACCGCCTGTCTGTTCTCCCACTCTCGCTACAATCAAGGTGCGGGCACTTCCCCTTATGCCGATGTCTTTGCCTATGGAGCCGCCCAGGTGAAAAAGGCCATCGATATCACCCATCGCCTCGGTGGTGAAGGCTATGTCTTCTGGGGCGGCCGAGAAGGTTACGCCACGCTCTGGAACACCGACATGAAGCGTGAGCTGGATCATCTGGCCCGCCTGCTGCATCTCGCGGTGGATTACAAAAAGAAGATCGGTTTCAAAGGTGCCTTCTACATCGAACCCAAGCCACGCGAACCCTCCACGCACCAGTATGATAGCGATGCGGCAGCCTGCTTGAACTTCCTCCGCGAATACAATTTGTTAGGCGAGCTATCTCTGAATCTGGAAACCAACCACGCCACCCTGGC
Protein-coding regions in this window:
- a CDS encoding CoA-binding protein gives rise to the protein MNSSKRVLIVGASDKPDRYAHKALVALRHHGHGVVLVHPRLKEIDGLPVHADISDVTEPVDTVTMYVSPAISSGLAEKFIALKPQRVIFNPGSENPELESQLAAAGIHPEEACTLVLLATGQF
- a CDS encoding AraC family transcriptional regulator; its protein translation is MFDELPGVSFFAKNQDFQFIAANRRFWRRFGFQSEAELIGKTDFDLFPEQLARNYRADDEDILSSGEPKRKIVEPFFNQQGLPDWFFTHKLPIRSVSGAVIGIMGIIETYAAASAVKTPYFQLDRAVNHIREHFRETIAVTDLAKLAGLSVRQFNRLFQQVFQSSPRTFLIKTRIQAACQELRRSDLDLTEIAQHSGFCDQSAMTLHFRQHMGTTPARYRRDHRQRASDASDD
- the xylA gene encoding xylose isomerase, whose amino-acid sequence is MNHGEFFPSIPKIQFEGAKSRNPLSFKHYNAEELVGGKSMKDHLRFACAYWHTMRNGLADPFGGPTAQRPWDDGSDSVANAQKRVWAMFEFMQKVGIDYYCFHDRDVAPELGDLAKSNAALDAVADELEKAQKQTGLKLLWGTACLFSHSRYNQGAGTSPYADVFAYGAAQVKKAIDITHRLGGEGYVFWGGREGYATLWNTDMKRELDHLARLLHLAVDYKKKIGFKGAFYIEPKPREPSTHQYDSDAAACLNFLREYNLLGELSLNLETNHATLAGHTMMHEMRVAREAGALGSIDANTGDELIGWDTDQFPTDIYLTTQIMIELLRAGGFTTGGLNFDAKTRRESFEPEDLFHAHIGGMDAFARGLKIAHAIIEDGRLDDFVKTRYSSYDSGIGAKIESGNVTLEELEAYSLANGEPTTKSGRQEMIENLINDFI